Below is a window of Culturomica massiliensis DNA.
GTTTTTCTTAAAGAATTTACTCAAATGGCTTTCATCAGTAAATCCTAGTTCTTCGGCAATCTCATTTATTCTCATTTGACTATGTAACAATCTGCTTTCGACCAATTTTAGTTTATAGTTTAATATGTATTGCTGCATTGTTTCGTTGGTATGCTTTTTTATATAACGTCCCAAGTAACTTTCAGATATACCAAAATGCTGACTGATTTCTTTTGCTCTAATTTTACCTGTTTGATAGATATTTGCTTGAATATATTGAAGAATATCGAGAGACTTATCATCTGAACATTCATCGACTTGTTGAGGTAAAAACATAGCTATATTTCTTGCCACAACAATAATTATAGTATTTACCAACTGCGTGATAATCTCTTTGCTATACAGATTCCTATTTACATACTCCCGAATAATTGCTTCAATCATTGGTTTCACTAATAACTTATCCACCTTATTTCTAAGGATGCAACCCGGTTGATGATTTGCATGTTGCAAAATAAATTCTAATCTCTGGATATTCTCTGAACCAAATATGGCTGAATGTATATAGATGTCATTAAACTTGATGTTAATGAATTTTGTAGTTGTATGAATCTCAAAGGAATGAGAATCATTTGGAGTTATCAAGAACAAGTGTCCATCATGATATGGGAACATATTATTGTTAATCCATTGAATACCTGTTCCTGTTAAAATGTAGACCAGTTCAAAAAAAGTATGCTCATGCTCAGTCAATAACGATTCATTATGCTCGTTAAAGCTGATCTCAAATGGTTGATGAAGATTTTCTTTTTTCATACTTCAAATATAATACATAAAGCGGAATTATACCAATATAGCGAAAATATATACCTATATTTGAAATAAAATAGGTATAACTTTGCCATAAATCAAAATTAGATTACTTATGAACTTTTTAGAACTATCAAAACAACGTTATTCTGCAAGAAACTATTCTTCTGATATGATTGAGCAAGAAAAACTCGACTACATTTTGGAATGTGCCCGTTTTGCTCCTTCTGCTGTAAACTATCAACCTTGGCACTTCTTTGTCGTAAAAAGTAATAAACAAAAACGACTGATTCAACAATCTTATCCACGTGAATGGTTTACCGAAGCTCCACTCTATATTGTAGTTTGCGCTGACAGTTCAATTTCTTGGGTAAGAAAATCAGACAATAAGAACCATTGCGATATTGATGCGGCAATTGCAACTGAACATATTTGTTTAGCCGCAGCAGAACAAGGATTAGGTAGCTGCTGGGTATGTAATTTCGATCCTGATATGCTAAAGAATAATCTTCATTTATCTCCCAATATGTACCCTGTGGCAATTATTTCATTAGGTTATGTAAAACAACCACCCGAAAAATCATCTAAGAGAAAAGATATTACCGAAATAGTTTCAATCTTATAAACGCAACAATTATGAAAACAGAAATGGAAAAATGTCTGGCTGGTGAATGGTATGATTGCCACAACCAAGTTTTCTTGGATTTAAAAACCCGAACACATAAGTTATTGATGAAATATAATTCATTACCTTATGAGGATAAAGAAGAAAAACACAGCTTGCTAAAAAAGATGCTAGGTAGTATCGGAATGAAAGTTTCGGTTGCCAGCCCGTTTATCTGTGATTATGGTTGCAATGTACATATAGGAGATAATGTTACTGTAAATACCGGTTGTACCTTTGTGGATTGTAATAAAATCACTATCGGAAGCAATGTTCTTATTGCTCCAAATGTTCAGCTTTATACAGCAACTCACCCTATTGATTTAGATGAACGGTTAGCACCTGTTGAAACAGAAGATGGAATAAAACGAATTCGCCGTACTTACGCTTTGCCTATTACGATTGAGGACGGATGCTGGATTGGTGGCGGTGTAGTAATCCTTCCCGGAATTACAATTGGTTACGGTAGTGTAATTGGAGCAGGTAGTGTTGTTACAAAAGATATT
It encodes the following:
- a CDS encoding nitroreductase family protein, which translates into the protein MNFLELSKQRYSARNYSSDMIEQEKLDYILECARFAPSAVNYQPWHFFVVKSNKQKRLIQQSYPREWFTEAPLYIVVCADSSISWVRKSDNKNHCDIDAAIATEHICLAAAEQGLGSCWVCNFDPDMLKNNLHLSPNMYPVAIISLGYVKQPPEKSSKRKDITEIVSIL
- a CDS encoding sugar O-acetyltransferase codes for the protein MKTEMEKCLAGEWYDCHNQVFLDLKTRTHKLLMKYNSLPYEDKEEKHSLLKKMLGSIGMKVSVASPFICDYGCNVHIGDNVTVNTGCTFVDCNKITIGSNVLIAPNVQLYTATHPIDLDERLAPVETEDGIKRIRRTYALPITIEDGCWIGGGVVILPGITIGYGSVIGAGSVVTKDIPANSLAVGNPCKVIRQINQTKKLW
- a CDS encoding helix-turn-helix domain-containing protein is translated as MKKENLHQPFEISFNEHNESLLTEHEHTFFELVYILTGTGIQWINNNMFPYHDGHLFLITPNDSHSFEIHTTTKFINIKFNDIYIHSAIFGSENIQRLEFILQHANHQPGCILRNKVDKLLVKPMIEAIIREYVNRNLYSKEIITQLVNTIIIVVARNIAMFLPQQVDECSDDKSLDILQYIQANIYQTGKIRAKEISQHFGISESYLGRYIKKHTNETMQQYILNYKLKLVESRLLHSQMRINEIAEELGFTDESHLSKFFKKNKGCSPSSFRKSNKAI